In a genomic window of Quercus lobata isolate SW786 chromosome 4, ValleyOak3.0 Primary Assembly, whole genome shotgun sequence:
- the LOC115986052 gene encoding uncharacterized protein LOC115986052: MEAKVCVLIDAENGEWKADLIREVFLEHEADSILSIPLGTLLPADRLVWTTAANGKFSVKSAYNLARSGEKKDGGESSDSSIMKHFWQKLRRAKVPNMVRVFGCKACQNFLPTKMNLFHRQVTDDPTCEECGLEPETVLHVLCQCPKAKEVWTHCHLLHRIEGKGDFTDVLCFNGMNQDQDSNLMHMILMIAWSLWRNRNEKRYRGKNLVAAAIYRTAMTMLQENYSTQENVSQTQDVSPMPE, encoded by the coding sequence ATGGAAGCGAAGGTTTGTGTACTTATTGATGCAGAAAATGGAGAGTGGAAAGCTGATCTGATCCGGGAAGTCTTCCTGGAGCACGAGGCTGACTCCATACTGAGCATCCCCTTAGGCACATTACTACCAGCTGATAGACTAGTATGGACAACAGCTGCTAATGGGAAATTTAGTGTGAAGAGTGCATATAACTTAGCTAGAAGTGGTGAGAAGAAGGATGGGGGAGAGAGCTCAGATTCTTCAATCATGAAACATTTTTGGCAGAAATTACGGAGAGCAAAGGTCCCAAATATGGTTAGAGTTTTTGGATGTAAAGCTTGCCAAAACTTTTTGCCTACAAAAATGAATCTATTCCATAGGCAAGTAACTGATGACCCAACCTGTGAAGAATGTGGCCTTGAACCCGAAACTGTCCTCCATGTGCTCTGTCAATGCCCGAAGGCCAAAGAAGTTTGGACCCATTGTCATCTGCTTCATCGAATTGAGGGCAAAGGAGATTTTACTGATGTGCTTTGTTTTAATGGAATGAATCAGGATCAAGACTCAAACCTGATGCATATGATTTTGATGATTGCGTGGAGTCTATGGCgaaatagaaatgaaaagagGTATAGGGGAAAAAACCTTGTAGCTGCTGCAATATATAGGACAGCCATGACAATGCTACAGGAAAATTATTCAACCCAAGAAAATGTAAGCCAAACTCAGGATGTCTCACCCATGCCAGAATAA